Proteins co-encoded in one Arachis hypogaea cultivar Tifrunner chromosome 11, arahy.Tifrunner.gnm2.J5K5, whole genome shotgun sequence genomic window:
- the LOC112720130 gene encoding fasciclin-like arabinogalactan protein 1, protein MQPLRLANLAALVVTLLLLAAATTHAHNITRILEKHPDFSTFNKYLTLTHLAPEINRRTTITVCAIDNGAMNELLSKHPSIYTLKNILSLHVLLDYFGAKKLHQITNGTALAATMFQATGTAPGSMGFVNITDLRGGKVGFGAENNGGALSAFFVKSLEEIPYNISIIQISKPLPSAAAEAPTPAPSQQNLTSIMSRHGCKVFADTLSASPDAMSTFSDNVDGGLTVFCSMDDAFKAFLPKYKNLTAAGKASLLEYHATPVYESMAMLKSNNGLMNTLATDGASKFDFTVQNDGDQVTLKTKIVTAKITGTLIDEDPLAIYTIDKVLLPRELFKAQAPSPSPAPAPEPAVADAPASPKKGGKKKKQKAADAPADEETAPADSPSDAADESADDGNGAVRFNGARYVNVIFVVVTLCFGFSLL, encoded by the exons ATGCAGCCGCTCCGGCTTGCGAATCTAGCGGCCCTTGTGGTCACGCTACTCCTCTTAGCCGCCGCCACAACCCATGCACACAACATAACCCGCATTCTGGAGAAGCACCCCGACTTCTCCACCTTCAACAAGTACCTAACACTAACTCACCTTGCGCCGGAGATCAACCGGCGAACCACCATAACAGTGTGCGCCATTGATAACGGTGCCATGAACGAGCTGCTGTCGAAGCACCCTTCCATCTACACTCTGAAGAACATCCTGTCCCTCCACGTCCTCCTCGACTACTTTGGCGCCAAGAAGCTCCACCAAATCACCAACGGCACCGCCCTTGCCGCCACTATGTTTCAGGCCACAGGAACCGCCCCCGGCTCCATGGGATTCGTCAACATCACCGACCTCCGAGGCGGAAAGGTGGGCTTCGGCGCCGAGAATAACGGCGGGGCCCTCTCCGCATTCTTCGTGAAATCGTTGGAGGAAATCCCTTACAACATATCGATAATACAGATCAGCAAGCCACTCCCCTCGGCCGCAGCGGAAGCCCCTACACCCGCACCCAGCCAGCAAAATCTCACCTCCATAATGTCCCGCCATGGCTGCAAGGTCTTCGCCGACACCCTCTCTGCCTCCCCCGACGCTATGTCCACCTTTTCGGACAATGTGGATGGCGGACTCACCGTCTTCTGCTCCATGGATGACGCCTTTAAG GCATTCCTACCCAAGTATAAGAACCTAACTGCAGCTGGGAAGGCGTCGTTGCTGGAGTACCATGCTACGCCTGTTTATGAGAGCATGGCTATGTTGAAGTCAAACAATGGTTTGATGAACACGCTTGCTACCGATGGAGCCAGCAAGTTCGACTTCACCGTGCAGAATGACGGTGATCAAGTCACGCTCAAGACCAAGATTGTTACTGCCAAGATCACTGGCACGCTCATTGACGAAGACCCGCTCGCGATCTACACCATTGATAAGGTTCTGCTTCCCAGGGAGCTTTTCAAGGCCCAGGCTCCGTCTCCTTCGCCCGCGCCCGCACCGGAGCCAGCCGTCGCGGACGCTCCTGCATCGCCGAAGAAagggggaaagaagaagaagcagaaggcGGCCGACGCGCCGGCAGATGAGGAAACAGCGCCTGCGGATTCGCCCAGTGACGCCGCCGATGAGAGTGCTGACGACGGTAATGGCGCTGTTAGGTTTAACGGCGCAAGGTACGTTAACGTCATATTCGTGGTTGTGACTTTGTGCTTTGGGTTTTCGTTGCTGTAA
- the LOC140176008 gene encoding uncharacterized protein gives MLTVQDGTPSNIPISRIPDITFTSKDFETKTPNLDDPVVISATTGDLLIRKVLLDQGSSADVMFLSTFKKMQLNEKVLQPSSDELVGFSRERVPVTEKGSIATVHLDRREVRQCYNACVKVAQTPATRINSVYNASDIPALAELDPQINNEQRPTPVDDLNKISLTEDKNQYTNIGSTLPAGYTQQVTDLLRANADLFAWTPADMPGIHPDAICHRLPLDHKARQVKQKRRQLGKERIEAATKETQKLISAGFIREIQFTSRLANAVMVKNNLGKWQMCMDFTNLNRACPKDSYPLPCIDKLVDNTSGYQILSFMDAYSAYNQILMHPADEEKTTFITDQGNFCYRVMPFGLKNAGATYQSLMDKIFQKQIGKNMEVQRGATTHRKASRPIKISTNNGNKIGSLLQHTTKIKEVRMDREMRKRICRVQTDTIITTHTGKTKTRPDLAGRLTKWSIELSEDDIEYQPRGPLKSQPLADFVAEFTTTPDSYSKWELYVDGASNEGGGGAGIVLRDNNELITEQSIKYMFPISNNQSEYEALLASLHLAKECGIQSIKVYCDSLLVVQQVNDLIQVREPSLEQYHAQVKQLITQFQNFQITHINRNENHRADILSKLATSRKPEDKTNLSQITLEYPSTCNNLVLSLSRAKDWRTPYFTFLKLGEVPQEEPNQKLFRRKASSFTIIRDNLYRRGFSRSLLKCLGEEEADLAMTEAHEEICGTHVGGRSLAAKILRAGYYWPSLNKDCLEKVRKCDRHLRKKEILAKGEWAELVPEILWGYNTTPQNSTNKTPFKLVFGSNAMIPVEISQGSIRTNHFKDGVNSQTRKTELDTLEKVRDEARIRSEAMQKIIRNKYNKRVRPWTLQQGYLVLRRLEDVQNPPGQGKLIANWEGPFRITKVHSRGAYSIQILEGVDLPNTWNISSLRLYHT, from the exons ATGTTAACAGTACAAGACGGGACGCCATCTAACATACCTATATCCAGAATCCCTGATATAACATTCACAAGCAAGGACTTTGAGACCAAAACTCCTAACCTCGACGACCCTGTTGTCATCTCGGCAACAACTGGAGACCTCCTAATCCGGAAAGTCCTATTAGACCAGGGAAGCAGTGCCGATGTCATGTTTCTATCAACCTTCAAGAAGATGCAATTGAACGAAAAAGTGTTACAACCATCCTCCGACGAACTAGTCGGATTCTCAAGGGAGAGAGTCCCTGTAACAG AGAAAGGATCTATAGCAACGGTACATTTAGACAGGAGAGAAGTGAGACAATGCTACAACGCATGTGTCAAAGTGGCTCAAACGCCAGCAACGAGGATAAACTCGGTATACAATGCCAGCGATATACCAGCCCTTGCAGAGCTGGATCCTCAGATCAATAATGAACAAAGGCCCACACCAGTAGATGATTTAAACAAGATAAGCTTGACAGAAGATAAGAACCAGTACACTAACATCGGTTCTACTTTGCCTGCAGGATACACACAGCAGGTAACAGACCTACTCCGAGCCAATGCCGACCTATTCGCATGGAccccagccgacatgccggggatACACCCGGATGCTATATGTCATAGGCTGCCCTTGGACCACAAAGCTCGGCAAGTAAAGCAAAAGAGAAGACAACTCGGGAAGGAAAGAATCGAAGCAGCAACAAAGGAAACACAAAAACTGATAAGTGCAGGGTTTATCCGGGAAATACAATTTACATCACGGCTGGCAAACGCAGTGATGGTAAAAAATAACTTAGGAAAATGGCAAATGTGCATGGACTTTACCAACTTAAACCGAGCATGCCCAAAAGACTCGTATCCCTTGCCATGCATTGACAAGCTCGTCGACAACACTTCTGGCTATCAAATACTAAGCTTCATGGATGCGTATTCAGCCTACAATCAGATACTCATGCACCCCGCCGACGAAGAGAAGACAACCTTCATAACCGATCAAGGAAACTTTTGTTACAGGGTCATGCCGTTTGGCCTCAAAAACGCAGGTGCTACCTACCAGAGTTTAATGGACAAAATATTCCAAAAGCAAATCGGGAAAAATATGGAGGT TCAAAGAGGTGCAACAACTCAcaggaaggctagccgccctatcaagatttctACCAACAATGGCAACAAGATCGGATCACTTCTTCAACACACTACGAAAAtcaaagaagttcgaatggataGAGAAATGCGAAAACGCATTTGCCGAGTTCAAACAGATACTATCATCACCACCCATACTGGCAAAACCAAAACCCG GCCCGACCTTGCAGGAAGATTGACCAAATGGTCCATCGAGTTATCTGAAGATGACATAGAATACCAACCTCGAGGCCCTTTAAAATCCCAGCCACTAGCTGACTTTGTAGCAGAGTTCACCACCACCCCAGATAGTTACTCGAAATGGGAACTATACGTTGATGGAGCTTCCAACGAAGGCGGGGGAGGAGCTGGAATCGTACTCCGAGACAATAACGAACTGATAACCGAGCAATCAATAAAGTACATGTTCCCTATCAGCAACAACCAGTCCGAATACGAAGCACTTTTGGCAAGCTTACATTTGGCAAAAGAATGCGGAATACAAAGTATCAAGGTCTATTGCGACTCCCTGCTTGTGGTCCAACAGGTAAATGACCTCATCCAGGTACGCGAGCCTTCATTAGAGCAATATCATGCGCAGGTAAAACAGCTAATCACAcaattccaaaattttcaaataacacATATTAACAGAAATGAGAATCATAGGGCAGATATTTTATCTAAATTAGCTACATCAAGAAAACCAGAAGATAAGACCAACTTGTCACAAATAACACTAGAATATCCAAGTACTTGCAACAACCTTGTTTTAAGCTTGTCACGGGCAAAAGATTGGAGGACCCCATACTTCACCTTCTTGAAGCTCGGAGAAGTACCTCAGGAAGAGCCAAACCAGAAACTCTTCAGAAGAAAGGCCAGTTCCTTCACCATCATCCGTGACAACCTATATCGTAGAGGATTTTCACGATCTCTACTCAAATGCCTAGGAGAAGAAGAAGCCGACCTTGCCATGACCGAGGCTCACGAGGAGATCTGTGGCACACATGTGGGAGGCCGAAGTCTCGCAGCAAAGATACTGAGAGCTGGGTACTACTGGCCGTCGTTAAATAAAGATTGCCTGGAGAAAGTACGCAAATGTGACAG GCACTTAAGAAAAAAGGAAATATTAGCAAAGGGAGAATGGGCCGAACTGGTACCCGAGATACTTTGGGGATACAACACTACCCCACAAAACTCGACCAACAAAACACCTTTCAAGTTGGTCTTCGGATCCAATGCCATGATCCCAGTAGAAATCTCTCAGGGATCAATAAGGACAAACCACTTTAAGGACGGCGTGAACAGCCAAACAAGGAAGACCGAATTGGACACACTAGAAAAAGTAAGAGACGAAGCAAGGATTAGAAGCGAAGCAATGCAAAAAATAATACGGAACAAGTATAACAAGCGCGTCAGACCTTGGACATTACAACAAGGATACCTCGTCCTCAGACGCTTAGAAGATGTTCAAAACCCACCAGGCCAAGGAAAGCTCATCGCTAACTGGGAGGGACCTTTCCGAATTACTAAAGTACACAGCCGAGGAGCATACTCGATACAAATTTTAGAAGGAGTCGACTTACCAAATACTTGGAACATCTCTTCATTACGATTGTATCATACTTAG
- the LOC112720131 gene encoding cell division cycle 20.1, cofactor of APC complex, translated as MDAGTWSSSMKTKSRCPLQDRRFIHRKPSQENLDRFIPNRSAMDFSYAHYMLTEGKKEKENPVATSPARQAYQKQLAEAFNMNRTRILEFKNKPPAPVERIPKNFLSPPPQSKSSKPKRYIPQSSERTLDAPDILDDFYLNLLDWGSSNVLSIALGSTVYLWNASDSSTLELVTVDDDEGPVTSVSWAPDGRHLAIGLNNSHVQLWDSTACRLLRTLRGVHQSRVGSLAWNNHILTTGGMDGKIVNNDVRVRSHIVDTYRGHHQELCGLKWSPSGQQLASGGNDNLVHVWDRSMASSNSPTRWLHRLDEHRAAVKALAWCPFQANLLASGGGGADQCIKFWNTHTGACLNTVNAGSQVCALLWSKNERELLSSHGFSQNQLIIWKYPSMVKMAELTGHTSRVLYMTQSPDGCTVASAAGDETLRFWNVFGTPEASKPAPKATNTPPFAQFYFIR; from the exons ATGGATGCCGGAACTTGGAGTTCTTCTATGAAGACAAAATCTCGATGCCCTCTCCAAGACCGCCGTTTCATCCACAGGAAACCTTCTCAAGAAAAC TTGGACAGGTTCATCCCAAACAGGTCAGCCATGGATTTCAGTTATGCGCACTACATGCTAACGgagggaaagaaagagaaagaaaacccGGTGGCAACCTCGCCGGCACGACAAGCCTACCAGAAGCAACTGGCGGAGGCTTTCAACATGAACCGCACAAGAATCTTGGAATTCAAGAACAAGCCCCCTGCCCCTGTTGAACGAATCCCTAAGAATTTCCTCTCCCCGCCTCCTCAATCAAAATCCTCCAAGCCCAAGCGTTACATCCCTCAG AGTTCTGAGAGGACATTGGATGCTCCTGATATACTTGATGATTTCTACTTGAATCTGTTGGACTGGGGTAGCAGCAATGTCCTCAGCATTGCTCTAGGAAGCACAGTTTATCTTTGGAATGCCTCCGATAGTTCCACTTTGGAACTCGTGACagttgatgatgatgagggtcctGTAACGAGTGTTAGCTGGGCTCCTGATGGAAGACATTTAGCCATTGGTTTGAACAATTCCCATGTACAGCTTTGGGATTCTACTGCTTGTAGGCTG TTGAGAACACTGAGGGGTGTACACCAATCAAGAGTGGGTTCACTAGCTTGGAACAATCATATCCTCACAACAGGAGGCATGGATGGTAAAATCGTGAACAATGATGTTAGGGTGAGGTCTCATATTGTTGACACCTACAGGGGGCATCATCAGGAGTTGTGTGGTCTCAAGTGGTCTCCCTCGGGACAACAATTGGCAAGTGGGGGCAACGATAATCTGGTTCATGTATGGGACAGGTCCATGGCGTCATCCAATTCACCAACGCGATGGCTTCACAGGCTTGACGAGCACAGGGCTGCCGTGAAGGCACTGGCTTGGTGTCCATTCCAGGCAAACCTGCTAGCCTCTGGTGGAGGTGGGGCTGATCAATGCATTAAGTTCTGGAACACACACACCGGTGCTTGCTTGAATACTGTTAACGCAGGCTCTCAGGTGTGTGCTCTGTTGTGGAGTAAGAACGAGCGTGAGTTGCTTAGCTCGCACGGTTTCTCACAGAACCAGCTCATCATTTGGAAATACCCTTCTATGGTGAAGATGGCTGAACTCACTGGACATACGTCAAGGGTGCTTTACATGACTCAGAGTCCTGATGGGTGTACTGTGGCCTCTGCAGCAGGGGACGAGACTCTGCGGTTTTGGAATGTCTTTGGAACTCCAGAAGCATCTAAGCCAGCACCAAAAGCAACAAACACACCTCCCTTCGCTCAGTTCTATTTTATCCGATGA
- the LOC112720132 gene encoding nudix hydrolase 10, translating into MSVSTIPAPKLGERLCENGFEHPKILPAIDDAHGGVIVDLNEPMDPEHFATLLRSSLLHWNLKGKHGVWIKLPISLVNLVETAVKEGFWYHHAEPSYLMLVYWIPQTGCTIPINASHRVAVAAIVLNQNKEVLVVQEKRGRFHGIGYWKLPTGVVDAGEEIFAAAIREVKEETGVDTEFVEILAFREVQNSFFGKSDLSFLCMLRPLSVEIKKQELEIEAAQWMPFEEFAVQPLTQKHEPFKYVVELCLANVEEKFYTGFSPRRVSSYFEDQLNYLYMNINELDKSS; encoded by the exons ATGTCTGTCTCAACTATTCCAGCACCAAAATTAGGGGAGAGATTGTGTGAAAATGGATTTGAACATCCCAAAATTCTTCCTGCCATTGATGATGCCCATGGAGGAGTTATTGTTGACTTGAATGAACCTATGGATCCAGAACATTTTGCTACATTGCTTAGGTCTTCACTTCTACATTGGAACCTTAAG GGAAAACATGGTGTTTGGATAAAGTTACCTATCAGTCTTGTTAACCTTGTGGAAACTGCAGTGAAG GAGGGGTTCTGGTACCACCATGCTGAGCCAAGCTATCTAATGCTAGTTTATTGGATTCCCCAAACAGGCTGCACAATCCCTATAAATGCTTCCCACCGTGTTGCCGTTGCTGCTATAGTCTTAAATCAAAACAAAGAG GTTCTTGTAGTACAGGAAAAAAGAGGTAGATTCCATGGAATTGGCTACTGGAAGTTACCTACTGGAGTTGTCGACGCG GGTGAGGAGATTTTTGCAGCAGCTATTAGAGAAGTAAAAGAAGAGACAGGA GTTGATACCGAATTTGTAGAAATACTAGCATTCAG ggaAGTGCAGAATTCATTCTTTGGGAAATCAGATTTGTCATTTCTTTGCATGTTGCGCCCTCTTTCTGTTGAGATCAAAAAGCAAGAATTGGAAATTGAAGCAGCTCAG TGGATGCCGTTCGAGGAATTCGCAGTTCAACCACTTACTCAGAAACATGAACCCTTCAAGTACGTAGTTGAATTATGTTTGGCAAATGTGGAAGAAAAGTTCTATACTGGATTCTCCCCAAGGCGAGTCTCATCATATTTTGAGGATCAATTGAactatttatatatgaatatcaATGAATTGGACAAGTCTTCTTAA